TGCTTGTTTTAAGAGAGTTAGCGGTTGGTGTGAGCTAATAACAACAGATAAAGAATCCACTTTCAAAGCATTTCTAGCGAACTCTATGCACTAAGCTAGAACGGGAAAAGCAATCCGTTAACATACTTACTTAGAGACAATATCTATTGTCTAAAATTTGGGTGGTACCGCGAATTCAATCTCTCGCCCCAGAAAATCAATTGATTTTCTGGAGTGAGAGATTTTTTTATTTTAAAAATTTAAGGAGGAAATATCATGTTAGATTTAAAATTTATACGTCAGAATACTGAATTAGTTAAGGAAAAACTCATGACTCGTGGAGTAGATGGAGAAAAAATTGATGAATTTATCCGTTTAGATCAAGAGCGTCGTGACAATTTAGTAAAAGTTGAAACACTTAAAAAACATCGTAACGATGTGTCTCAAGACATTGCAAAATTAAAAAGAGAAAAACAAAATGCTGATGATAAAATTCAAGAAATGAAACAAGTCGGAGAGGATATCAAAGTTTTAGATGAAAACATCAATGCAATTGATGAAAAGTTAGAATATATTGCTCATACACTTCCTAACCTTCCTGCTGAAGGTATTCCTGTTGGGGAAGATGAAGAAGAAAATATTGAATTAAGAAAATGGGGTACTCCTAGACAATTTGATTTTGAGCCAAAACCTCATTGGGAAGTAGCGGAAGAATTAGATATTCTTGATTTTGAACGTGGTGCTAAAGTATCTGGTAGCCGTTTCCTTTTCTATAAAGGTGCTGGGGCTAGATTAGAACGCGCGGTATATAACTTAATGCTAGATACTCATATCTATGAACATGGTTATACAGAAATGATGCCACCATATATCGTGAATGACAAATCTATGTTTGGTACAGGACAATTTCCTAAATTTAAAGAAGATGTTTTCCAACTAGAAAATTCAAACTATACATTAATCCCGACAGCAGAAGTTCCATTAACAAACTATTATCGTGACGAGATTTTAGATAATGATGCCCTACCTGTTTACTTTACTGCTTTAAGTCCAGCCTTTCGTTCTGAAGCTGGAAGTGCCGGGAGAGATACACGTGGATTAATTCGATTACATCAATTTAATAAAGTAGAGATGGTTAAATTTAGTAAACCCGAAACATCTTATGAAGAATTAGAAAAAATGACCAATAATGCTGAAGCCATTCTACAAAAATTAAACTTACCATATCGTGTCATTGTATTATGTACTGGTGACATGGGATTCTCAGCTGCGAAAACATATGATATCGAAGTTTGGATTCCAGCTCAAGAAACCTATCGTGAAATCAGCTCTTGTTCTAATTGTGAAGACTTCCAAGCTAGACGTGCAAAAATTCGTTACAGAGATGAAGAAGAAAAAGTACAATATGTTCATACTTTAAACGGTTCTGGTTTGGCTGTTGGTCGTACCGTTGCAGCTATTTTAGAAAATTATCAAAATGAAGATGGCAGTGTAACAATACCTGAAGCTCTTGTTCCTTACATGGGCGGAATGACTAAAATTACAAAATAATAAAAAAGCTCCTCCGTTTAGTTTCATTTTAAATGAATTCAACGGAGGAATTTTTTATTGTTCCAGATATTGTGTTACTTGCTCAACAAATTGTTTAAATAATAAGTCTTCTTTTTTCGTTAAGTCTAAAGATAGTGCTTTAACAATACATCCTTTACCTAAAACTGCGGGATAACCTATATGAATATTATCTTTTTCTTGATAAATCAACAAAGGATAAATCTTTTTTTCATCTTTTAAAATAGACTGAATCACCTGGATGTAGTTGAAGATATTCCATAACTTGTCCAATTTTTACGTTGAGATTTCCTATCCCCCAAAACGATTAGCCTCTTTCTTTCATTTTTTCCAATTCATCTTCTGATAACGACACAATGTCTAATAATTTTTGTGTGCCTACCACCACTGTAGTCCATGTGACAAACTGACTTTCCCTATGTTCACCTAACACATCACCATTGATAGATTGACCAGAAACACCTAATTTTTCCCCAACAATACGTTTCATACGATTAGTATCTAAACTCATACCGGTCCCAATCACTCGATATGTTGGAAAACTACTTTCTTGGTAAACAAGGGTTGTAATCACATCGCAAGGATTAGTAATGACTAAGAATATTCCTTTAAACCCACTAGAAACAACTTGTGAGATAATGGCGATACTCATATAATAAAATAGTGGTTTTTACATCTGTTCATCATCAAGCTATCTGTGAGTTTTAAATATTCTACCATTACTTTTCTTTGTTTTTATCAATTAACACTAATCCATCTATTTGACCTTTTGTATATAAGGTATAAGCAATATCTGATTCAACATACCCTAATCCAATAATTCCAACTTTCCTTAAATATAATTCCTTCTTTCTAAAAAAAGAGGCAGGAAAATCCCGACCTCTTTTAATCCATTTTATGAAATTGAATAGTTTGGTGCTTCTTTAGTAATTTGAACATCATGAGGATGAGATTCTCTTAGACCAGCGCCACTCATTTCAACAAATTGTGCGTTGTCTCTTAACTCTTTTAAGTTTCCAGCTCCAACATAACCCATTCCAGCACGTAACCCTCCTAGTAATTGGAAGATAATATCTTGTACACTACCTTTGTACGCTACACGACCTTCAATACCTTCGGGAACTAATTTGTTTGCTTCATTAACAGAACTTTGGAAATAACGGTCACTTGAACCTTTTTCCATAGCTCCTAAAGAACCCATTCCACGGTATGTTTTAAAACGACGACCTTGGAAAATTTCAAATTCACCAGGGGATTCATCTGTTCCAGCTAACATTGAGCCTAACATAACAACATACCCACCAGCTGCTAGTGCTTTAACAATATCTCCAGAGTACTTAATACCACCATCAGCGATGATTGTACGACCATATTCACGAGCGACACCTGCTGCATCATAAATAGCTGTTAATTGTGGGACACCAACACCCGCCACAACACGTGTTGTACAGATTGAACCAGGGCCAATTCCGACTTTTACAACATCCACCCCAACGTCATATAATGCACGTGTTGCTTCAGCAGTCGCAACGTTTCCTGCAATTAATGTCACATCTGGAAAGGCATCACGAATTTCTTTAATTTTACGAATAACACCCGCACTATGTCCATGGGCGGTATCAATAACTAACGCATCAACGCCTGCCTCAATTAAAGCACCCGCACGCTCAAATGTATCACTCGTTACCCCAACAGCCGCAGCAACTAATAAACGTCCATGCTCGTCTTTTGCGGCATTAGGAAATTCAATCACTTTTTCAATATCTTTAATCGTAATTAAACCACTTAATCGACCTTTAGCATCTACGATAGGTAGTTTTTCTATTTTATGTTGCTGAAGGATTTTTTCTGCATCTTTTAAAGATGTTCCAACTGGAGCTGTTACGAGACCTTCTTTTGTCATAACATCTTTAATCATTAAATTATAGTCAGTCACAAAACGTAAATCACGGTTTGTTAAAATACCAACTAATATTCTATTTTCTAATGTATCAACAATAGGTACACCACTAATACGATATTTAGCCATTAAATGTTCTGCATCACTTACTTTATGTTCTGGAGTTAAAAAGAATGGATCGATAATCACACCACTTTCAGAACGTTTTACTTTGCGTACTTCATCTTTTTGTTGTTCCACACTCATATTTTTATGGATAACACCTAGACCACCTTGTCTAGCCATAGCAATAGCCATTTTACTGTCTGTCACAGTATCCATACTGGCACTCATAATTGGAATATTCAACTTAATCTTAGATGATAATTCAACACTTAAATCGACATCGTTTGGCAATACATGACTTTCTGCTGGAATTAATAGAACATCATCAAATGTATACCCTTTTTTTGAAAATTTAGTTTCCCAATTTGACATTAGAAATTCGCACTCCTTTAATTTTGTTTTATTAACAAACTTACCAAATAATCTGTTATTCGTCAATCTTATATAAACGAAAAACCAAACAAATTTTCTTTAAAAAATGTTTGGTCTTCTTATTTTTAAGGACGTAAGAACATACTTCCTTGAATATTGTATTTTTTCTTTAATAAGTAACGGATACCAAATGCTACCACACCTAAAATAAGCGTTAAAACTGGGTCAAGTGATGGATTGATTGCATGTGGGATAAACGCAGATAATGAAAAAATCATTAACCACGGGATAAAGCATAATGCCATAATCCCACCTGTCTTCCATACACCAGGTCGTTTACTTCTATCAGCTCCTGGCATATCGTATATATAAATATAACGATAGATTAAGTAAAATGATAGACCACCTGACATCGCACCAATCGTGATACTTAATATGCCTTGTGTCGGTTGCGGTGTTTTAGAAATCATCGTTAATACACCCGTCATAACAGCTAAAAATGTAAACAATAATAAACTATTATCTAACCACATCGAAGCAAAATTAGTTTTCGTTGGCGTTGCTGGTTTTGTGGTAACAAACACAACAGCTTCCGTCGGTGTCCCATATAATTGTTTAGCGGTTACTCCTGTTTTTTGTCCTTCAACTAATGCTTTTAACATGGTGTTAAAGACTTCTATTTTTTGACGTTCATCAATCACTACACCATCATCTAATAATTTATTTAAATCAAACATAAATTGATTATTTTTTTTTGTTAATTGTTTTTCTAATTCACGATTTTCTGAGACTTTTTGTTGTAACTCTTCATTTGTTAACTCAGTCATTGTTGTCACCTATTCTTTCCATTAAACATTAAAACGGAAGAGCATTACATCACCATCTTGAACAACATAATCCTTTCCTTCTAAACGCACACGACCAGCTTCTTTAGCTGCATGCATGCTTCCATATTCTTTTAAATCAGTGTAAGAAACTGTTTCCGCGCGAATAAATCCTCGTTCAAAATCAGTATGAATAATACCCGCACATTCTGGTGCTTTCATTCCCACTTTAAATGTCCAAGCACGTACTTCTTGCTCACCAGCCGTAAAATAAGTAGCTAGCCCTAGTAAATGATATGCTGCACGAATTAATTTATCTAAACCAGATTCTTCAATACCTAATGCTTCAAGGAAATCTTTTTTATCATCTTCATCAAGCTCTGCTATTTCTTCTTCTGCTCTAGCACATACAGTAATGACTTCAGCATTTTCAGTTGCTGCAAATTCTTTTACTTTTTTTACGTAATCATTGTTTTCTGTATCTGCTATTTCATCTTCCGCTACGTTTGCAACATACAATACAGGTTTTGTTGTTAATAAAAATAATCCTTTTACAATAGGTAATTCTTCATCAGTGAATGCAATCGATCTAGCTGATTTTCCTTCTTCTAAAACAGGCTTAATTTTTTCTAATACTGCTAATTCTGCGACTGCTTCCTTGTCTTTTGTTTTAGCAATTTTTGATACACGTGCAAAACGTTTATCAACTGACTCTAAATCTGCTAACACAAGTTCTAAATTAATGGTATCAATATCTGCTAATGGATCCACACGCCCTTCAACGTGAGTGATATTATCATCATCAAAACAACGAACAACATGACAAATCGCATCTACTTGTCGAATATGACTTAAAAACTTATTTCCAAGTCCCTCGCCCTTACTAGCTCCACGAACAATTCCCGCAATATCTGTAAATTCAAAGGTCGCTGGGACTGTTTTTTTCGGTTTAACTAATTTTGTTAATTCTTCTAATCGATAATCTGGCACTTCTACCATTCCTACATTTGGATCGATTGTTGCAAAAGGATAATTGGCAGCTTCTGCACCTGCTTTTGTTATTGCATTAAATAAAGTTGATTTTCCAACGTTTGGCAATCCAACAATTCCTGCCGTTAATGACATAGTTATTTTCCACTCTTTCTTTTTAATCTTTAAATTAATCTTCTTTTTTCACTAATACCTTTTTCATCTTCTTATCAAATTCACGTCGGGGCATCATCACAATATGCTGACAGTTTAAGCATCTAATTTTGATATCCATTCCCATACGAATAATCTCCCAACGGTTTGTTTGACACGCATGTGGTTTTTTCATTTCGACTATATCGCCTAAATCGTACATACTAAACGTCCCTCCTTGATTCATTTTCTACGTGATATATCTTAACATAATTTTATCAGATTCATACTCATTTATCCTATTTTTATAAGTACAATTAATCAAATTCAATATTTAATAAATCTAAAATACGTGTCAAATCCGAAGAAGAAAGATATTCGATTTCTATTTTTCCCTTGCCTTCTTTTTCTTGGATATGAACACTTGTACCAAATTTATCCATTAATCGTTCTTCACTTTCAATGATATAATAAGGCTTCGGTTGTTGCTCTTTCTTTTTAACAAGCTCTTTTTTAGGCATATCATTCATCTGAGTGACCATCTGCTCTAATTGTCGGACGGTGAGTCCTTCTTTAATGGCTCGATTTGCTACGACTAAAATATCTTCTTTTTTCTTCAATCCAAGTAATGTTCTTGCTTGTCCCATTGAAAGCGACTCTTTTTGTACTAAATCTTTTACTACTTTTGGTAATGCTAATAAACGTAGATAATTTGCGATATATGGACGACTCTTACCTAATTTTTCAGACAGTTCTACCTGTGTTAAATCTAAATTTTTCATCAACATCTCATATGCTTCTGCTTCTTCAAGAGGATTTAAATCTTCTCGCTGTAAGTTTTCTAATACAGCAATCTGCATCATACGCTCTTCATCAAACTCACGAATAATTGCTGGTATTGTTTCTTTTCCTGCCAATTTAGATGCTCTAAAACGACGTTCACCCGCAATAATTTCATAACCTTTTACAGAAGATTGTCTCACAATGATTGGTTGAAACACACCTGATTGTTTAATAGATGAAGCTAACTCCTCTAGAGCCTTTTCATCAAATGTTTTACGTGGTTGATAAGGATTAGGTCTTAATTCTGCTAACGGAATATCTTGAACAGCCTCTGACTGAATATCTACTTCTTCAATTGTCGATAAATCTTGGAATAATGCGTCAATCCCTCGCCCTAATCCTTTATTCGACTTGTTCACGATTCATCACTTCCTTTGCTAATGCTTGATACACTTCTGCACCTCTAGATTTTGGATCATAATCAATAATCGCTTTACCATGACTGGGTGCTTCAGACAGTCTTACATTTCTTGGAATAATAGTATCATATACTCGCTCTCTAAAATAAGTTCGAACTTCTTCTACTACTTCTGAACCTAAATTAGTCCTAGCGTCATACATCGTCAACAACACACCTTCTATACGTAAATCCGGATTAAAGTGTTTTTGTACTAAACGTATCGTATTTAATAATTGACTCAATCCTTCTAGTGCATAATATTCACACTGAACAGGAATTAAAATGGAATCACTCGATGTAAATGAATTGATTGTTAAATGGCCTAACGATGGTGGACAATCGATTAATATATAATCATATTTAGCTTCCACTTCTTTTAGAGCGAGTTTTAATCGTGATTCTCTTGCCATCATAGATGTTAACTCAATCTCTGCTCCAGATAGTTGAATCGTCGCTGGTGCGATATCCATTCCTTCTCTATTCGTTTTTTGAATGACTTCAATGATGGGAACTTCATTAACTAAGACATCATAAATATCTTGAGATACATCCGCTTTACGTATGCCTATACCACTTGTCGCATTTCCTTGTGCATCCATATCTACTAATAATACTTTTTTTCCTTCGTACGCTAAACACGCACCAAGATTGACTGTAGTAGTCGTTTTACCAACTCCGCCTTTTTGGTTTGCTACAGAAATAATTCTAGCCATAATAGGTCCCTCCGTTTCTTACTCATTGTGTCTAATGATTTATCAGGCACCTTCATTTTTATACTAATGGTTTTTTATTTGGTAATCCTGCTTTACGAGGATATTTATTTGGTGTAACTTTCTTTTTATCTATTTCAATAATAAAGCGTTCATCTTGTGTTATAGGTAAACTAACCTCATGTTCTGATACAACTTTACCACCAAGTGTTGCTATTGCTTTTTTAGCTTCTAATAATTCTTCTTCACTCTTAGCTGCTTTCATTGCTAAAAATTGTCCATCTTGTTTAACTAAAGGTAAACACAACTCTGCCAACACATTTAATCGTGCAACCGCTCGAGCTGTCACCAAGTCAAAAGACTCTCGATATAATTTATTTTGTCCGAAATCTTCCGCTCTTGAATGATACAAATTGACATTATCTAATCCCAATTCTGTTGTTAATTCCGTTAAAAATTTAATACGTTTATTCAACGAATCAACAATCGAAATAGTGATATTAGGGAAAACAATTTTCAAAGGAATACTTGGAAACCCTGCACCCGATCCCACATCACACAAAGTTACTTCCTCTTTTGTCATATCTCGTTCAAACGCTAACGTTAATGAGTCGTAAAAGTGTTTTAAATACACTTCTTTTTTGTCTACAATTGCGGTTAGGTTTATTTTTTCGTTCCATTCAACAAGGCGTTTAAAATACAATTCAAACTGATTCATTTGTTTATCACTCAACACGATACCATGTTTTTTCAAATTCTTTTTAAACTCTTCTGGTGTCATTTTTATTCTCCTTCATGTGAAACAATCAGTGTTTCACGGATATGTCCACTTTATCGTATCCATCTTA
This genomic stretch from Vagococcus sp. CY52-2 harbors:
- a CDS encoding ParA family protein, with product MARIISVANQKGGVGKTTTTVNLGACLAYEGKKVLLVDMDAQGNATSGIGIRKADVSQDIYDVLVNEVPIIEVIQKTNREGMDIAPATIQLSGAEIELTSMMARESRLKLALKEVEAKYDYILIDCPPSLGHLTINSFTSSDSILIPVQCEYYALEGLSQLLNTIRLVQKHFNPDLRIEGVLLTMYDARTNLGSEVVEEVRTYFRERVYDTIIPRNVRLSEAPSHGKAIIDYDPKSRGAEVYQALAKEVMNREQVE
- the ychF gene encoding redox-regulated ATPase YchF, which gives rise to MSLTAGIVGLPNVGKSTLFNAITKAGAEAANYPFATIDPNVGMVEVPDYRLEELTKLVKPKKTVPATFEFTDIAGIVRGASKGEGLGNKFLSHIRQVDAICHVVRCFDDDNITHVEGRVDPLADIDTINLELVLADLESVDKRFARVSKIAKTKDKEAVAELAVLEKIKPVLEEGKSARSIAFTDEELPIVKGLFLLTTKPVLYVANVAEDEIADTENNDYVKKVKEFAATENAEVITVCARAEEEIAELDEDDKKDFLEALGIEESGLDKLIRAAYHLLGLATYFTAGEQEVRAWTFKVGMKAPECAGIIHTDFERGFIRAETVSYTDLKEYGSMHAAKEAGRVRLEGKDYVVQDGDVMLFRFNV
- a CDS encoding DUF951 domain-containing protein encodes the protein MYDLGDIVEMKKPHACQTNRWEIIRMGMDIKIRCLNCQHIVMMPRREFDKKMKKVLVKKED
- the guaB gene encoding IMP dehydrogenase, with protein sequence MSNWETKFSKKGYTFDDVLLIPAESHVLPNDVDLSVELSSKIKLNIPIMSASMDTVTDSKMAIAMARQGGLGVIHKNMSVEQQKDEVRKVKRSESGVIIDPFFLTPEHKVSDAEHLMAKYRISGVPIVDTLENRILVGILTNRDLRFVTDYNLMIKDVMTKEGLVTAPVGTSLKDAEKILQQHKIEKLPIVDAKGRLSGLITIKDIEKVIEFPNAAKDEHGRLLVAAAVGVTSDTFERAGALIEAGVDALVIDTAHGHSAGVIRKIKEIRDAFPDVTLIAGNVATAEATRALYDVGVDVVKVGIGPGSICTTRVVAGVGVPQLTAIYDAAGVAREYGRTIIADGGIKYSGDIVKALAAGGYVVMLGSMLAGTDESPGEFEIFQGRRFKTYRGMGSLGAMEKGSSDRYFQSSVNEANKLVPEGIEGRVAYKGSVQDIIFQLLGGLRAGMGYVGAGNLKELRDNAQFVEMSGAGLRESHPHDVQITKEAPNYSIS
- the rsmG gene encoding 16S rRNA (guanine(527)-N(7))-methyltransferase RsmG, whose amino-acid sequence is MTPEEFKKNLKKHGIVLSDKQMNQFELYFKRLVEWNEKINLTAIVDKKEVYLKHFYDSLTLAFERDMTKEEVTLCDVGSGAGFPSIPLKIVFPNITISIVDSLNKRIKFLTELTTELGLDNVNLYHSRAEDFGQNKLYRESFDLVTARAVARLNVLAELCLPLVKQDGQFLAMKAAKSEEELLEAKKAIATLGGKVVSEHEVSLPITQDERFIIEIDKKKVTPNKYPRKAGLPNKKPLV
- a CDS encoding DUF1129 domain-containing protein, whose translation is MTELTNEELQQKVSENRELEKQLTKKNNQFMFDLNKLLDDGVVIDERQKIEVFNTMLKALVEGQKTGVTAKQLYGTPTEAVVFVTTKPATPTKTNFASMWLDNSLLLFTFLAVMTGVLTMISKTPQPTQGILSITIGAMSGGLSFYLIYRYIYIYDMPGADRSKRPGVWKTGGIMALCFIPWLMIFSLSAFIPHAINPSLDPVLTLILGVVAFGIRYLLKKKYNIQGSMFLRP
- a CDS encoding ParB/RepB/Spo0J family partition protein, giving the protein MNKSNKGLGRGIDALFQDLSTIEEVDIQSEAVQDIPLAELRPNPYQPRKTFDEKALEELASSIKQSGVFQPIIVRQSSVKGYEIIAGERRFRASKLAGKETIPAIIREFDEERMMQIAVLENLQREDLNPLEEAEAYEMLMKNLDLTQVELSEKLGKSRPYIANYLRLLALPKVVKDLVQKESLSMGQARTLLGLKKKEDILVVANRAIKEGLTVRQLEQMVTQMNDMPKKELVKKKEQQPKPYYIIESEERLMDKFGTSVHIQEKEGKGKIEIEYLSSSDLTRILDLLNIEFD
- the serS gene encoding serine--tRNA ligase, producing MLDLKFIRQNTELVKEKLMTRGVDGEKIDEFIRLDQERRDNLVKVETLKKHRNDVSQDIAKLKREKQNADDKIQEMKQVGEDIKVLDENINAIDEKLEYIAHTLPNLPAEGIPVGEDEEENIELRKWGTPRQFDFEPKPHWEVAEELDILDFERGAKVSGSRFLFYKGAGARLERAVYNLMLDTHIYEHGYTEMMPPYIVNDKSMFGTGQFPKFKEDVFQLENSNYTLIPTAEVPLTNYYRDEILDNDALPVYFTALSPAFRSEAGSAGRDTRGLIRLHQFNKVEMVKFSKPETSYEELEKMTNNAEAILQKLNLPYRVIVLCTGDMGFSAAKTYDIEVWIPAQETYREISSCSNCEDFQARRAKIRYRDEEEKVQYVHTLNGSGLAVGRTVAAILENYQNEDGSVTIPEALVPYMGGMTKITK